AGCGGTGGGGCTGTGTTGAGAAAGTCATGTTTTGAAGATGAATCTTGTTCGACTCGATCTATGATGTCGTGTTGGTCTAATGGTGAATCCAATTTGTTAGCGGAGTTGGGTTCTGTGGAGAATTTTGTTTGCAGAGATGGGGTTTCGGGCGGCGGAATGATGTGCAATGTAGATGAATTGGGGCAGGATGGGAAAGCAAATGAAGGTTGTGAAGTGGGCTCAGAACAGTCAGTAACAGCAGATGAATCTGAGAAAACTTCTGAGTCATATCCCTCATTTCAACAACTTATGCAGAAAGAAGTTGGGGAACCAAATACTTTAGTGGATACTCCAAGGAGACTTAAGAAAGGGTGGCTGAGCAGAATCCGTTCCATAACATGCATCGTGGATAGGCCACAGGAAGCTGACAAATTGAgacatgatgatgatgacgcGCTTCTGCGGCACAGGGTACAAAGGATTAAGGTTCGCCGGAGTGGGAAGCGAACAAAGGAACTTTCAGCTCTTTATAAAGGGCAAGATATCCAGGCCCATGAGGGTTCGATTCTAACCATGAAATTTAGTCCTGATGGGCAGTACCTTGCAAGTGCTGGTCAGGATGGAGTTGTGCGTGTGTGGCAAGTACTGGAGGGTGAGAGATCAAATGAACTTGACATTCCAGAAATAGATCCATCCTGCATATACTTCACGGCGAACCAGCTACCCGAGTTCAAACCCCTCTTTTTTGATAAAGAGAAGACAGCTAAAATGAGGAGCATGAGGAAAACATCAGATTCTGCATGTGTCATTTTCCCTCCAAAAGTTTTCCGGATTTTGGAGAAACCATTGCACGAGTTCCATGGGCACAGTAGAGATGTCTTGGATCTCTCATGGTCCAAGAATAATGTAAGTTGCTTCATTAAGGATGCATTTCTCTAACATCGTGaagaaaacaaaccataatatTGACAGAAATTCTTCTTGGTGCAGCATTTACTTTCAGCTTCAGAGGATAAAACTGTCCGTCTATGGCAAGTGGGATGTGACTGTTGCCTCAGGGTCTTCCCACATAGCAATTATGGTGCGCTTCTGGCTAATTTTAAGTTTCTTCTCAACatatgttttgttaatttagtTGCTCGTCAAGTTGAATTACCTTCCTCTTTATttcgttatttatttatttattttgcatgtgATGCAGTAACCTGTGTTCAGTTTAACCCTGTGGATGATAATCACTTCATGAGTGGTTCAATAGACGGAAAAGTTCGCATATGGGCAGTCAATAGTTGCCAAGTTGTTGATTGGACTCATATAAAAGATATAGTTACTGCAGTGTGTTATCGTCCAGATGGGCAGGTTTGGCAGTTTTCTCGCAACTCTTTTATCCTATGGAATTGAGGATCTGAGGGTGTATCCTTCCATGTTAAGTGCCCTGATAGAAAAACTTTTCTCTTGTAGGGAGGGATTGTTGGCTCCATGACAGGCAATTGTCGCTTTTATAATATGTCAGGTATGCATATTCTGATAATTAGCACCTACTGCATTCTTTATGTGTAGGACAGAGTCAAAATGCTGTTACTTTTCATTTGTAAAGGTAGATTTTTTTTGACAGTATGCTCTATCCTGGTTGAATTACATGTCATATGGGAGATCTTGCTGGTTGTAACCTATGCAATTTTAGTAGTTTTGAATGCAAGTTCATTTCATTAAGAATGTGTGGTTCGTGCACCTAAGCCAAATGGTGTTTGTTTCTTCTGTAAAGAACTCCTGCAATTGTGTTTGATGGATTTTGTGCATAAATAATGGATTTGAATGGGTGATGGGTCATATCTCAAATAAAGTTCATAATAAATTAGGTTCCATGGTAATAAAAATCTAGTTTTGCCTCATATCAACTTTGAGTTTAATGCATTTAAGTTGAAATACATATTAACTAAATGGACTTTTCTTTCACCCGCTGCAGACAGTCACTTGCAACTTGATGCGCAGATCTGCTTACTTGGTAAAAAGAAGTCACCTTGCAAAAGAATAACTGGCTTCCAGGTAAACTATCTTTTGCCTTCCAATGATGTTTTCGCTGTGTTTTTACTGTACATGCTGCTTACTGTTTTACCTCATTATATGCCTTCAACTTCAGTTTTCCCCACAAGACTCGAGCAAAGTAATGGTGACTTGTGCTGATTCACAAGTCAGAATTCTCCAAGGACTTGATGTGATAGGCAAATATAAAGGTATGTATTGTTAGCTCCTTTTCTTTATCGTTTTCTCAAAATCATCTTATAATTTTGCTGCTTCAGACAAGTCAGATGCTTTAGTGATAAATGTTAATTGCTTCTAGATATGCCTAGTACTTGTAGATTTCATGCTGTGAAACTCAAATATGAAACATGTGAAATATCAAACTCTGTGTAGTATCTTAGTGATCTAAACAgcacaattttttatttctacctTTTCTCTGTTGAacttaaagttttgaatttctcTATGTTCTTTAGGCAATGCAGCAAACCAGATATCTGCATCTTTTACCTTGGATGGAAAACATATTGTCTCAACCTGCGAGGATTCCAGTGTACATTTATGGAATTACGTTGATCAGGAACAACCTTCTACTCCTCGATCAAAAAACTCTAGGTCTTATGAGCATTTCACTGCCAATGCATCTGTTGCAATACCTTGGTGTGGAATGAAATATGGGGGTTCAGAGAATGGATGGGGATTTCGTGTTTCAGACAATAGTTCACAGGAAGTTCTACCTCTTTCTTCCCTGGCTAGTTTTTCTCTGAGCCAAGAATATTTCATAGAGTCTTTTCCCAAGGGTTCTGCTACTTGGCCAGAGGAAAAGCTTCCATCGAGCCCATTACCTGCCTCCCCAACAATGCACAAATCCCAGTGCAAGTTCCTGAAAAAATCATGCCAGAGCACTGCCGCTTCTCACGCATGGGGTCTAGTCATTGTGACTGCAGGGTGGGATGGAAGAATAAAATCATTCCACAATTATGGGTTACCGGTTGCTGACTGATGCTATGGTGGTACTGCAGTGCTTCAGAGAATCAGGATTGATCCTTTCTTTGGGATTTTTAGTGCCCCCTTTGATGGGATTACATGCCACAAAATCTGGTGCTGCGTAGGTGACCAATTAGCTTTGAGTTTGACATCATTGAAAGTTGCCAGCTTGCTCTACTTTTAATGACTAATGCATTCTAGATGAATGTTTGAGAATTCAGGGCGGGCCCTTCTTGGATCACAGTGCGCTGTAAAGAAGCATATATGACAAGTGGTAACAGTTCTATGGTTGCGATGATTATCCAGCTTGGGGTGAGCAAGAGGCTGAGGTTAGCTTATCTTGATGCC
The sequence above is drawn from the Populus alba chromosome 15, ASM523922v2, whole genome shotgun sequence genome and encodes:
- the LOC118057109 gene encoding uncharacterized protein, with translation MGSLSEEEYRFFDAYEDIASISDAKSDSIEIFDSHSSFDNSITRSPPYELWIKSPGSVQERRSKFFDWMGVGVDQNGYRNLEEFSLEGESDRIRESGGAVLRKSCFEDESCSTRSMMSCWSNGESNLLAELGSVENFVCRDGVSGGGMMCNVDELGQDGKANEGCEVGSEQSVTADESEKTSESYPSFQQLMQKEVGEPNTLVDTPRRLKKGWLSRIRSITCIVDRPQEADKLRHDDDDALLRHRVQRIKVRRSGKRTKELSALYKGQDIQAHEGSILTMKFSPDGQYLASAGQDGVVRVWQVLEGERSNELDIPEIDPSCIYFTANQLPEFKPLFFDKEKTAKMRSMRKTSDSACVIFPPKVFRILEKPLHEFHGHSRDVLDLSWSKNNHLLSASEDKTVRLWQVGCDCCLRVFPHSNYVTCVQFNPVDDNHFMSGSIDGKVRIWAVNSCQVVDWTHIKDIVTAVCYRPDGQGGIVGSMTGNCRFYNMSDSHLQLDAQICLLGKKKSPCKRITGFQFSPQDSSKVMVTCADSQVRILQGLDVIGKYKGNAANQISASFTLDGKHIVSTCEDSSVHLWNYVDQEQPSTPRSKNSRSYEHFTANASVAIPWCGMKYGGSENGWGFRVSDNSSQEVLPLSSLASFSLSQEYFIESFPKGSATWPEEKLPSSPLPASPTMHKSQCKFLKKSCQSTAASHAWGLVIVTAGWDGRIKSFHNYGLPVAD